GTGAGATCCCAGCGGCTGCTGCTGTCGAACCGAATCGTCCCCGGCTTGATCCGAACGCCGTGGACCTGGTTGTCGGTCGACCACACCACCCAGTGCTCGTAGAAGCCGTTTCCGAGCGGCACGGGAGTGCTCACCGCCACACCCTTCACCGGGCCGTCGGTGGAGGGGATGCTGCCCCTCTGCTTGAGCGGGGAGCCCGGACCGGCGGTGCGGGTCAGCGCGTCATAGAGGTAGAGGGTTCCCTGACCGGTCCCGTCGGAGGCTCCGAAGAGGAGGTAGTGGTTGTTTCCGTAGCCGAACGTGAAGAGGACGAGATCGGTGTCGACGCTGCCCAGCCCTCGCGTTTCGGAGAACACGGGGATGTCGAAGCGCGGCCCCGTGTGCGAGCCGTTGGCCGCCAGGACCTCGATCGCCACGATCGACTCGTCGTCGTCGCCGTCGGGGTTGAACGGCACGTAGACGAAGTTGTTGGTGTCGTCGCGGTAAAGGATCCGCGGTGCCGCGTTGCTGACGCCGAGCCCCGGACTGTCCGCGCTCCCCGTTCCGTCCCAGTCGCCGTCGTAGGTGTCGTACAGGGTGCTCAGATCGTGCGAGTAGAGCATGATCTTGTTGTCGTTGGCGGTCCCGTCGCCGTTGGAGTCCGGGCAGCGCGTGGCCACCACCACCACGTCGTCGTCGGGGTTGGGGTTGTTGTCGAACGCGTCGAGCATCACCACCGCGGGCGCCTGGAGGGCACCGCTCGGGCAGCCGGCATCCTGGGCGACGTGCGCGACACCCTCTGCGGTGGAGTCGGCGGACATGTCGAAGCGGTAGAGATTGCCGTCCTGGGAGGAGACGAAGCCGGTGTAGTCGGGTGAGCCCGGTACCGCCGGGTTGAGGTCTCCGACCATCGGCCGCGCCTGGACGGCGCCGCTGACCTCGGGAGGAGACCAGCCTGCGCGCCGCCCGTCGCTCTCGGCCATCCGGTACAGGAGCCGGTCGTTGCCGACCGAGACGATGTAGGCGGAGGGAATCGCCCCGACCGGGGCGAGGGTCGCCGCCCGGGTGGTAAAGGCCCACTTGTAGGGGAGGGCACGGGGAAGGCCGGTCGTCGAGACGCCGCCGGCGTAGTTGAGTGTTCCGTCGAAGGCGCACAGCTTGTAGTGGTACTCGACGCCGTTGGTCACGCCGGTGTCGTCGCAGCTCGTCTCGGAGGAGGTGGTGACGCAGACGACGTCGCTGCTCCCGATCGTGTCGCCCACGCTGTACGACTGGCCGTCGACCGGCGCGTCCGGAACGGCCGACCCGGCGTGGCGGAGCACGAGGACGCCGGCGAAATCGGCGTCGGTCGGATTGTCCCATTCGAGCGTCACGACCGAATCCCGCGCCGCGGCGGTCGCCTTCGCGACGTCGCCCGGGGGCGTCGTGTCCGCGGCGTGCGCGCCGAGCGTCGCGGCGGCGATCAGCGCCGCGAAGACCGGCAGGGATCGGAGCGAGGACGGCCAGCGATCTGCACTCATGCCCATGTTCTCCCCCCGCGCGGCCCCGGGCCGCGCGTGTGCCGGCGACGAGCCCCCGGCTTCGCGGGGTGCGCGCCGCCTGAGCCGTCCTTCTCGGGAACGCCGCCCCCCCCGACCGAGAGCGACCTCGTCGCGATCGGCTTCCTTTTCTTGTACGACGAACGGGCGGGCCCGCAACGCGGGATGCCGGCCCCGCGCCGCGCCGTGCGCCGGCGAGACCCCTGGCGAGTTCGGATTTATCCGAACTCTTTCGTCATGGCGGGGCCGGAGCGGCTCAGCGCCCCCGCTTCCGGTAGGTCCCCACCAGCTCCGCCTTGGCCAGGACGTGCCCCTCCATCGCCCGCTCGACCGCCGCCTTGGTCGCCTCCGGCAGTTCCGGGAGGGTCGTGTCGAGGGCGTAGAGCTTGTGGACGTAGCGGTGCCGCCCGATCGGCGGGCAGGGGCCGCCGTAGCCGGTCCGCTTCCAGTCGTTCAGACCCTCGCGCGCCCCTTCCGGCATGCGCCGTCCCGACGCGCCCTCCTCCAGGCCGGAAGCGGTCGGAGGGATGTTGTAGACGACCCAGTGGACCCAGGTCATCCGCGGGCGGGCCGGATCGGGGGCGTCCGGATCGTCGACGATCAGGGCGAGGCTCTTCGTTCCCTCGGGGAGTCCCTTCCACTCGAGCGGCGGGGAGAGATCCTCCCCCTCGCACGTGTACCGGACCGGGATCTCCTCTCCCGGCCCGAAGGCGGACGACGTCAGTTCCAGCGCCATCTTCGCCTCCTTCGCCGCCGGCGCCCGCCCGGGCGCCTCGGCCGGCGGCTCCTGCGCGCAAGCCCAGAGGCCCGCCGCGGCCCAGGCGACGATCGCCGCCATCGCTCTCTTGTGCGTCTCGGACACCGGGGCCTCCTTCCCCGAAGCGCGGCCCGCGAACGGCCGGCCGCGACTCCCGGGCACCGGCCGGGGGCGTCCGCCGCCCGGCGGGCGGCGCGTCGATTGTTGCGCCCGCGGCTGGCCGGTGTAAAGCTCGCCCGGCTCCGCCCCTGGGCGGAAGCGTCGGTGCGCGCATGTCCCTGTACGAACGGATCCTCGCGGCGGCCGGCGAGGCGAAGCCGCCCGAGCCGCGAGACAGCGCCGTGGGTCTCGTCCTCCGGCGGGGCAGGGACGGCCTCCAGGTTCTCGTCGGGCTTCGCTCGCGCCGCTCGCGTTTCCTTCCGGGGAACTGGGCCTTCATCGGCGGCGGCGTCGATCCCGGCGACCGCCCGGAGGCGCCGCGGCACCACGCGCGTTGCGTGGCGAGGGAGCTCCAGGAAGAGACGGGGCTGGTCGTTCCACCCGAGCAGTGGCGTGAAGCGGGGGAGCGGATCACCCCCCCGATCTTCCCGGTGCGTTACCGCACCCGGTTCCTCGTCGCCGAACTCCCCGACGGCGCGGAGCTGCCGGCGCGACCGCCGCGGCCCGAGGAGATCGAGGAACTCCGCTTCGTGGCGCCGTCCCGCCTGCTCGAGGAATGGCGGCGGGGGGAGGCGGCGATCCCGCCGGTCCTGCCGCCGCTTCTGCGCCGCCTAGCCGAGGTCGCCTCCGACCCGCCGCCCCTTGCCGATCTGGCCCGGGAACTCGCCGCGATCAACGCCGAAGAGCAGCGCGCGCCGCGCATCGAGTTCGTGCCCGGCATCTGGATGAGTCCGCTCGAAACGCGCACTCTTCCCCCCGCCACCCACACCAACGCCTGGATCGCCGGCGGGGAGCGCTTCGTGGTCGTCGATCCGGGGACCGACGACCACCGCGAGCTGCAGCGCCTGCTCGAGGTGATCGCGAAGCGCCGCGCCGAAGGCGCCCGCCCCCACGCCGTCCTGCTCACGCACCACCATCCGGACCACGTCGGGGGAGCTTCGCCGCTGGCTCGCGAGCTGGGTGTGCCGGTGGCGGGCCATCCCGAAACGCTCGCCCGTGCCCCCCTCCGGGAGGGGATCTCCTCGGAGCCGCTCCGGGACGGCGCGCGGATCGACCTGGGAGGGATGACCCTGGTGGCGGTGGAGACGCCGGGACACGCGCGCGGGCATCTGGTGTTCCACGTTCC
The Acidobacteriota bacterium DNA segment above includes these coding regions:
- a CDS encoding YbhB/YbcL family Raf kinase inhibitor-like protein, whose amino-acid sequence is MALELTSSAFGPGEEIPVRYTCEGEDLSPPLEWKGLPEGTKSLALIVDDPDAPDPARPRMTWVHWVVYNIPPTASGLEEGASGRRMPEGAREGLNDWKRTGYGGPCPPIGRHRYVHKLYALDTTLPELPEATKAAVERAMEGHVLAKAELVGTYRKRGR
- a CDS encoding MBL fold metallo-hydrolase, whose protein sequence is MSLYERILAAAGEAKPPEPRDSAVGLVLRRGRDGLQVLVGLRSRRSRFLPGNWAFIGGGVDPGDRPEAPRHHARCVARELQEETGLVVPPEQWREAGERITPPIFPVRYRTRFLVAELPDGAELPARPPRPEEIEELRFVAPSRLLEEWRRGEAAIPPVLPPLLRRLAEVASDPPPLADLARELAAINAEEQRAPRIEFVPGIWMSPLETRTLPPATHTNAWIAGGERFVVVDPGTDDHRELQRLLEVIAKRRAEGARPHAVLLTHHHPDHVGGASPLARELGVPVAGHPETLARAPLREGISSEPLRDGARIDLGGMTLVAVETPGHARGHLVFHVPERGALIAGDLVSGLSTILVDPDEGGMAAYLASLDRAAALAPRWVLPAHGPPLPGRALERTRRHRDKRGEMVLAAIGTEGATLDAIAERAYPDAPDAPALLRRRQALAHLLQFEAEGRVTREGRLWRRA